The following coding sequences lie in one Prevotella sp. oral taxon 299 str. F0039 genomic window:
- a CDS encoding peptide chain release factor 3, translated as MLNEIERRRTFAIISHPDAGKTTLTEKFLLFGGQIQVAGAVKSNKIKKTATSDWMEIEKQRGISVSTSVMEFDYNNYKINILDTPGHQDFAEDTYRTLTAVDSAIIVVDSAKGVETQTRKLMEVCRMRKTPVIIFVNKMDREGRDPFDILDELEKELQIKTCPLSWPINQGIKFKGVYNIYEQKLDLFTPNKQKVTEKVEVDINSKELDSRVGDSDASKLRDDLELVQEVYPTFDNASYKAAETAPVFFGSALNNFGVQELLDCFVEIAPSPRPTKAEEREVKPEEPKFTGFIFKITANIDPNHRSCIAFCKICSGKFVRNQPYLHVRLGKTVRFSSPTQFMAQRKSTIDEAYPGDIIGLPDNGIFKIGDTITDGEQLHFLGLPSFSPEMFKYIENDDPMKTKQLNKGIDQLMDEGVAQLFVNQFNNRKIIGTVGQLQFEVIQYRLENEYNAKCRWEPVHLYKACWIEADSEAELENFKKRKYQYMAKDKEGRDVFLADSSYVLSMAQQDFEHIKFHFTSEF; from the coding sequence ATGCTTAACGAAATAGAAAGAAGAAGAACGTTTGCAATTATATCACACCCTGATGCTGGTAAGACTACTCTTACGGAAAAATTCCTTCTCTTCGGAGGTCAGATACAAGTTGCAGGAGCCGTAAAAAGTAATAAAATTAAGAAAACAGCAACTTCAGACTGGATGGAAATTGAGAAACAAAGAGGTATCTCTGTTTCTACATCTGTGATGGAGTTTGATTATAATAACTACAAAATCAATATTCTAGATACACCAGGTCACCAAGACTTTGCTGAAGATACTTATCGTACTTTGACCGCTGTTGACTCTGCAATTATTGTTGTTGACTCTGCAAAAGGTGTAGAAACACAAACCCGAAAGCTAATGGAGGTTTGTAGAATGAGAAAGACACCTGTTATTATTTTCGTTAATAAGATGGATCGAGAAGGACGTGATCCTTTTGATATCCTCGACGAATTAGAAAAGGAACTACAAATTAAAACCTGTCCATTGTCGTGGCCTATCAATCAAGGAATTAAGTTTAAAGGTGTTTATAATATATATGAACAGAAGTTAGACCTCTTTACTCCTAACAAACAGAAGGTGACAGAAAAGGTAGAAGTTGATATCAATAGCAAGGAATTAGACTCACGTGTGGGTGATAGTGATGCTTCTAAATTGCGTGACGATCTAGAACTTGTTCAAGAAGTATATCCAACTTTCGACAATGCTTCATATAAAGCAGCAGAAACCGCACCTGTTTTCTTTGGTTCTGCATTGAATAACTTTGGTGTACAAGAATTGCTAGATTGTTTTGTTGAGATTGCTCCTTCTCCTCGTCCAACTAAAGCTGAAGAGAGAGAAGTGAAACCAGAAGAACCTAAGTTCACTGGATTTATCTTTAAAATTACTGCAAACATCGACCCAAATCATCGTAGTTGTATTGCTTTCTGTAAGATCTGTAGTGGTAAGTTTGTGCGCAATCAACCTTACTTACATGTGCGTTTAGGAAAGACTGTACGCTTTTCTTCTCCCACACAGTTCATGGCTCAACGTAAAAGTACTATTGATGAGGCATATCCAGGTGATATTATTGGTTTACCAGACAATGGTATCTTTAAGATAGGTGATACTATAACCGATGGAGAGCAATTACATTTCCTTGGGTTACCATCATTCTCTCCTGAGATGTTTAAATATATTGAGAACGATGATCCAATGAAAACAAAGCAACTTAATAAGGGTATCGACCAGCTAATGGACGAAGGTGTTGCTCAGTTATTTGTTAATCAGTTTAACAATCGTAAGATTATTGGAACCGTAGGACAACTTCAATTCGAGGTAATTCAATATCGTTTGGAAAACGAATACAATGCAAAATGTCGTTGGGAGCCTGTCCATCTTTATAAAGCTTGTTGGATTGAGGCTGATAGTGAAGCAGAATTAGAGAACTTCAAGAAACGAAAATACCAATATATGGCAAAGGATAAGGAGGGAAGAGATGTGTTCCTTGCCGACTCAAGCTATGTTTTGAGTATGGCACAACAAGACTTTGAGCATATAAAATTCCACTTTACATCTGAATTCTAG
- a CDS encoding ROK family protein, which yields MNEEPLVKPYVIGLDLGGTNSVFGIVDSRGEIKATTAIKTASNSVEEYVERAIEALHVIIEQVGGIDTIKAMGIGAPNGNFYSGSIEFAPNLSWAHDGKIPLAKMFSERLNNIPVGLTNDANAAAIGEMAYGVARGMKNFIVITLGTGVGSGIVINGQVVYGCDGFAGELGHVPFRREDGRSCGCGRTGCLETYCSATGVARTAREFLQNSDEDSLLRELNPEDITSLDVSIAASKGDKLAKRVYDFTGEMLGEACADFAAFSSPEAFIFFGGLTKAGDLLMEPLKRSFDQHVLKIYKNKAKFLISGLEGSSAAVLGASAVGWDL from the coding sequence ATGAATGAAGAACCATTAGTAAAGCCTTATGTAATAGGTCTTGATTTAGGAGGCACAAACTCTGTTTTTGGAATTGTAGATAGTAGAGGAGAAATTAAAGCTACAACTGCAATAAAGACAGCTTCGAATAGTGTGGAAGAGTATGTTGAACGAGCTATCGAAGCTCTCCATGTAATAATAGAACAAGTTGGTGGTATAGATACAATTAAAGCTATGGGTATAGGTGCCCCAAATGGAAATTTCTATAGTGGCTCAATAGAATTTGCTCCAAACTTATCTTGGGCACATGATGGAAAAATTCCTCTAGCAAAAATGTTTTCAGAACGTCTAAATAATATTCCTGTAGGTTTAACTAATGATGCGAATGCAGCTGCTATTGGTGAAATGGCATACGGAGTTGCACGCGGAATGAAGAACTTCATCGTTATAACTCTTGGAACAGGTGTTGGTTCTGGAATAGTTATAAATGGCCAGGTAGTTTATGGATGCGATGGTTTCGCAGGAGAATTAGGTCACGTTCCATTCCGTAGAGAAGACGGACGTTCTTGCGGATGCGGTAGAACAGGTTGCTTAGAAACATATTGCTCTGCAACAGGGGTAGCAAGAACTGCACGTGAATTTTTACAAAATTCTGACGAAGACTCTTTATTACGAGAATTAAACCCAGAAGACATTACTTCTTTAGATGTTAGCATCGCAGCAAGCAAAGGTGACAAACTTGCAAAAAGAGTATACGATTTTACAGGAGAGATGCTTGGTGAAGCATGTGCAGACTTTGCAGCTTTCTCTTCTCCAGAAGCATTTATTTTCTTTGGTGGCTTAACAAAAGCTGGCGATTTATTAATGGAACCATTGAAAAGAAGCTTTGACCAACATGTCTTGAAAATTTATAAGAACAAAGCAAAGTTCCTAATTAGTGGACTAGAAGGCTCTTCTGCTGCAGTATTAGGAGCATCTGCTGTAGGATGGGATTTATAA
- the fabD gene encoding ACP S-malonyltransferase, which produces MKAFVFPGQGAQYVGMGKDLYNSSILAKELFDQANEILGFNITEIMFNGTDEELKQTKVTQPAVFLDSVITALSLEDKLDAEMVAGHSLGEFSALVVSGVLSFEDGLRLVAARANAMQKACEATKGTMAAIIGLADEKVEEICSSISTPENTVVAANYNCPGQLVISGSIDAINLACEKMKEAGAKRALPLPVSGAFHSPLMQPAKEELQAAIESVTFNTPRIPVYQNVDALAHTDPEEIKRNLVAQLTGAVRWTSTIINMIANGADDFTECGPGKALQGMIGRIDKTVASHGVE; this is translated from the coding sequence ATGAAAGCATTTGTTTTTCCAGGACAAGGAGCTCAATACGTAGGAATGGGCAAAGACTTATATAATTCAAGTATCCTCGCTAAGGAACTATTCGATCAAGCGAATGAAATTCTTGGCTTCAATATCACAGAAATAATGTTTAATGGTACAGATGAGGAACTTAAACAAACTAAAGTAACTCAACCTGCCGTATTCTTAGACAGTGTTATAACGGCATTATCTCTAGAAGATAAGCTTGACGCAGAAATGGTTGCAGGACACTCTTTAGGTGAGTTTTCTGCTTTAGTTGTTTCAGGAGTACTTTCTTTTGAGGATGGTCTTAGACTTGTTGCAGCACGTGCTAACGCAATGCAAAAGGCTTGCGAAGCTACAAAAGGTACAATGGCCGCAATCATTGGACTAGCTGACGAAAAGGTAGAAGAAATTTGTTCATCTATATCTACACCAGAAAATACCGTAGTTGCAGCAAACTATAATTGTCCTGGACAATTGGTTATCTCTGGTAGTATTGATGCAATCAATCTAGCATGTGAGAAAATGAAAGAAGCAGGTGCTAAAAGAGCACTTCCTCTTCCAGTATCAGGTGCATTCCATTCCCCATTAATGCAACCTGCTAAAGAGGAACTTCAAGCTGCAATTGAGAGTGTAACTTTTAATACTCCTCGTATTCCTGTTTATCAAAACGTAGATGCATTAGCACACACTGATCCAGAAGAAATTAAGAGAAACCTAGTTGCTCAATTAACAGGAGCTGTACGTTGGACCTCAACTATCATCAACATGATAGCAAATGGAGCTGATGACTTTACAGAATGTGGACCTGGAAAAGCACTACAAGGAATGATTGGTCGTATCGATAAAACTGTTGCTTCCCACGGAGTAGAATAA
- a CDS encoding alpha-amylase family protein — protein sequence MNKKIIIYQVFTRLFGNRNHNNIVNGSIAENGVGKMNDFNTSTLKHIKSMGCTHVWYTGIIRHASTTSYEEYGIPTQHSAIVKGKAGSPYAIVDYYDVDPDLAENVLDRMQEFEALLSRTSKVGLKTIIDFVPNHVARQYKSITKPEGVEDLGENDDTTKNFDTSNNFYYCNGLPFAPSFSLYSEATDTTYFEQPAKATGNDCFDNAPNKDDWYETIKLNYGVDYCNPCGERTEHFDPIPSTWKKMIHILLFWARKGVDGFRCDMAEMVPSAFWTYAIKEVKNEFPYILFIGEVYNPSLYETYLQSGFDYLYDKVGMYDCIRGIISGTRNPTEITKQWQATDHIKNKMLYFLENHDEQRIASPFFANDAEKGFPGVVVSSLLLPNPFMLYAGQELGEPGMDSEGFSGRDGRTTIFDYWEIDKLYRGYYKKNALTAQEKVIWDKYNTILRIASKEKVVSVGSFFDLMYANPLTSNFNSNSLYAFIRAYKQEILLVIANFSDLEMQCAINIPRHAFEYLSLSEGQVNAVDLLTGETTIQMFSSEKPFKVGIDPYGARVYKFIL from the coding sequence GTGAATAAGAAAATAATTATTTATCAAGTCTTTACTCGCCTTTTCGGTAATCGCAATCACAACAACATTGTAAATGGTTCGATTGCCGAAAATGGCGTTGGTAAGATGAATGACTTTAATACATCAACCCTGAAACACATTAAAAGCATGGGATGCACCCATGTTTGGTATACCGGTATAATAAGACACGCAAGCACAACTTCATACGAAGAGTATGGAATCCCAACACAACACTCAGCAATTGTAAAAGGTAAGGCAGGTTCTCCATATGCGATTGTCGATTACTATGATGTAGATCCAGATTTAGCAGAAAACGTTCTAGACAGAATGCAAGAGTTCGAAGCTCTTCTTTCTCGAACAAGTAAGGTTGGATTAAAAACCATTATAGACTTTGTCCCCAACCATGTTGCACGCCAATACAAATCAATAACAAAGCCAGAAGGAGTTGAAGATTTAGGTGAAAATGATGACACTACAAAGAACTTCGATACTAGCAATAATTTTTATTATTGTAATGGTCTTCCTTTTGCCCCATCTTTTAGTTTGTATTCCGAAGCTACAGACACAACTTATTTTGAGCAACCAGCAAAAGCAACAGGTAACGATTGCTTTGATAATGCACCTAATAAAGACGATTGGTATGAGACCATTAAACTCAATTATGGTGTAGATTATTGCAATCCATGCGGAGAACGGACGGAACATTTTGATCCTATTCCTTCTACATGGAAGAAGATGATCCATATACTTCTATTCTGGGCAAGAAAAGGAGTTGATGGATTTAGATGCGATATGGCAGAGATGGTCCCATCGGCATTCTGGACTTACGCTATAAAAGAAGTTAAAAACGAATTTCCATATATTCTTTTTATTGGTGAAGTGTATAATCCTTCATTGTATGAAACCTATTTACAAAGCGGATTCGACTATCTATATGATAAGGTTGGAATGTATGATTGCATTAGAGGTATTATCTCAGGAACAAGAAACCCAACAGAAATTACCAAACAATGGCAAGCTACTGATCATATAAAAAACAAAATGCTTTATTTCCTAGAGAATCATGATGAACAACGAATTGCATCTCCTTTCTTTGCAAATGATGCAGAAAAGGGGTTCCCAGGAGTTGTTGTTAGCTCTCTATTATTACCTAATCCTTTTATGCTTTATGCGGGACAAGAGCTAGGTGAGCCAGGAATGGATTCTGAAGGATTCAGTGGAAGGGATGGAAGAACAACCATCTTTGATTACTGGGAAATTGATAAACTTTATAGAGGTTACTATAAGAAGAATGCATTAACAGCTCAAGAAAAAGTTATATGGGATAAATATAATACTATATTACGTATTGCGAGCAAAGAGAAAGTGGTCTCTGTTGGTTCTTTCTTTGATTTGATGTATGCCAACCCGTTGACTTCTAACTTCAATTCAAACTCTCTGTACGCTTTCATTCGTGCATATAAACAAGAAATTTTGTTAGTTATTGCCAATTTCTCAGATTTAGAAATGCAATGCGCTATTAATATTCCTCGACACGCCTTCGAATATCTTTCATTATCAGAAGGACAAGTAAATGCTGTTGATTTATTAACAGGTGAAACCACTATCCAAATGTTCTCTTCTGAGAAACCTTTCAAAGTGGGGATTGACCCTTATGGTGCTAGAGTTTATAAGTTTATCTTATAA
- the rpsR gene encoding 30S ribosomal protein S18, protein MAEQQSEIRYLTPPSVDNKKKKYCRFKKSGIKYIDYKDPEFLKKFLNEQGKILPRRITGTSLKFQRRVAQAVKRARQIALLPYVTDLMK, encoded by the coding sequence ATGGCAGAACAACAAAGCGAAATTCGTTATTTAACCCCACCATCTGTTGACAATAAGAAAAAGAAATATTGTCGTTTCAAAAAGAGTGGTATTAAGTATATCGACTATAAGGATCCTGAGTTCTTGAAAAAGTTTTTAAATGAACAAGGAAAGATTTTACCTCGTAGAATTACAGGTACATCTTTGAAATTCCAAAGACGTGTAGCACAAGCAGTTAAACGTGCTCGTCAAATTGCCTTGCTTCCTTATGTAACAGATTTAATGAAATAA
- a CDS encoding DUF4924 family protein produces MFISQELRKKNIAEYLLYMWQVEDLIRAYQCSLSRIQNEYISKFDYSEEKKADLIDWYGDLIRMINQEGKREKGHLSINSILVEDLKDLHNQLLQSSKFPFYNAEYYKVLPFIVELRNKGDKDINEIETCLNALYGVMMLKLQGKPLSVNTENAIKEITIFIGMLSDYYIKDKTEGLIFE; encoded by the coding sequence ATGTTCATATCACAAGAATTAAGAAAAAAAAATATCGCAGAATATCTATTATATATGTGGCAAGTTGAAGACCTTATCAGAGCTTACCAATGTTCCTTGTCTCGAATACAAAACGAATACATATCTAAATTTGATTATTCGGAAGAGAAAAAGGCAGATTTAATAGATTGGTATGGTGATCTTATTCGAATGATCAATCAAGAAGGTAAACGTGAAAAGGGACATCTTTCTATTAATTCTATTCTTGTAGAAGATTTAAAAGATCTACATAATCAATTACTTCAAAGTTCTAAGTTCCCTTTTTATAATGCCGAATATTATAAAGTACTACCATTTATTGTAGAATTAAGAAATAAAGGAGATAAAGATATCAATGAAATAGAAACATGTTTAAATGCTCTTTATGGTGTAATGATGCTGAAACTACAAGGCAAGCCATTGTCTGTAAATACAGAAAATGCCATCAAAGAGATTACTATTTTTATTGGTATGCTTTCTGATTATTACATAAAAGATAAAACAGAAGGATTGATTTTTGAATAA
- a CDS encoding LysE family translocator: MLLNINHIDILDLILKGILIGIIASAPMGPVGILCIQRTLNKGRWYGFATGLGAAISDMLYALITGLGMSFIMDFVSSPQALFILKISGSLILMAFGIYSFKSNPTKNLHKSVKKKGSLIYNMMTALGVTIFNPLIIFLFIASFAQFAFIRPNHPYEMVVGYFCIFGGALMWWFGLTWLIDQIREKFDTSGILLINKIIGCIVIIFSAIMLVGTAFNLYSISI, encoded by the coding sequence ATGTTGCTGAATATTAATCACATTGATATATTAGATTTAATCTTAAAGGGAATATTAATTGGTATAATTGCATCTGCACCAATGGGTCCAGTTGGTATTCTTTGTATACAAAGAACACTAAATAAAGGACGTTGGTATGGATTTGCTACAGGATTAGGAGCTGCTATAAGTGATATGCTATATGCCTTAATTACAGGTCTTGGAATGAGTTTTATTATGGATTTTGTGAGTAGCCCTCAGGCTCTTTTTATTCTCAAAATCAGTGGCAGTCTTATTCTTATGGCTTTCGGAATATATTCTTTTAAAAGCAATCCAACCAAGAACCTTCATAAAAGTGTTAAAAAGAAAGGAAGTTTAATATATAATATGATGACAGCTTTAGGGGTAACGATATTTAATCCTTTAATTATTTTCCTCTTTATAGCCTCTTTTGCTCAGTTTGCATTTATACGTCCCAATCATCCTTATGAAATGGTTGTAGGTTATTTCTGTATTTTTGGAGGAGCACTTATGTGGTGGTTTGGACTCACATGGCTAATAGATCAAATTAGAGAAAAATTTGATACATCTGGGATTTTATTGATAAATAAGATTATTGGATGTATTGTTATCATTTTTTCTGCGATTATGTTAGTCGGAACTGCATTTAATTTATATAGTATTTCAATATAA
- the rfbD gene encoding dTDP-4-dehydrorhamnose reductase: MRILVTGSNGQLGSEIVALQAQESHHQWFNLDINELDITDKKAIEQFVMSNSIDGIINCAAYTNVDKAEEDIEVCYKVNRDAPQYLAQAIEKVGGFIIHISTDYVFDGISNIPYTEQDNPNPVTIYGKSKIAGEQNVCNSCKRHVIIRTAWVYSSFGKNFVKTMIKLGKEKANLGVIFDQIGSPTYARDLAKTITTIINQGIIPGTYNFSNEGVISWFDFTKHIHQLAKITSCKVIPIHTADYPTLAKRPHFSVLDKTKIKKTYNIEIPYWRDSLEECIQLLKQ; this comes from the coding sequence ATGAGAATTTTAGTAACAGGTTCTAATGGACAATTAGGAAGCGAAATTGTTGCACTTCAAGCACAAGAATCCCACCACCAATGGTTTAACCTAGATATAAACGAATTAGATATTACTGACAAAAAGGCTATAGAGCAATTTGTTATGAGTAATAGTATTGATGGAATTATTAACTGTGCAGCTTATACCAATGTAGATAAGGCAGAAGAAGATATAGAGGTTTGTTATAAGGTTAATAGAGATGCACCTCAATATTTAGCACAAGCCATTGAGAAAGTTGGTGGATTTATTATTCATATTTCAACCGATTATGTTTTTGATGGCATCAGTAATATTCCCTATACAGAACAAGATAATCCTAATCCTGTAACTATTTACGGAAAAAGTAAGATAGCAGGGGAACAAAATGTTTGTAACTCTTGTAAACGACATGTTATTATTCGTACTGCATGGGTTTATTCTTCATTTGGAAAGAATTTTGTAAAAACAATGATAAAGTTAGGTAAAGAGAAAGCAAATCTTGGTGTAATATTTGACCAAATAGGCTCTCCAACTTATGCTAGAGATTTGGCAAAGACTATAACTACAATTATAAATCAAGGTATAATACCAGGAACTTATAATTTCTCGAATGAAGGTGTTATTAGTTGGTTTGATTTTACTAAACACATTCATCAACTTGCTAAGATCACTTCGTGCAAGGTGATTCCTATTCATACTGCCGACTACCCAACCCTTGCGAAACGTCCACATTTCTCTGTACTTGATAAAACGAAGATAAAAAAGACTTATAATATTGAGATACCTTATTGGAGAGACTCGTTAGAAGAATGTATTCAATTACTTAAGCAATAA
- the rpsF gene encoding 30S ribosomal protein S6, which translates to MNHYETVFILTPVLSDEQMKEAVAKFKKLLTDNGAEILNEEAWGLKKMAYAIDKKSTGFYCLLEFKAEPTIVNTLEIGYRRDERVIRFITVKLDKYAAEYAIKRKNKYAKKQEA; encoded by the coding sequence ATGAATCATTACGAAACCGTTTTCATTTTAACTCCCGTTTTATCTGATGAACAGATGAAGGAAGCGGTCGCTAAATTCAAAAAGCTTCTTACCGATAATGGTGCTGAAATTTTGAATGAAGAGGCATGGGGATTAAAAAAGATGGCTTATGCTATCGACAAAAAATCTACAGGTTTTTATTGCTTGCTAGAATTCAAGGCTGAGCCTACAATTGTTAACACTCTCGAAATTGGCTATCGTCGTGACGAGAGAGTTATCCGTTTCATTACTGTTAAACTTGACAAGTATGCTGCAGAGTATGCTATCAAGAGAAAAAATAAATACGCTAAAAAACAGGAGGCTTAA
- the rplI gene encoding 50S ribosomal protein L9: MEIILREDIIGLGYKNDIVNVKSGYGRNYLIPTGKAIIASESAKKVLAENLKQQAHKLAAIKANAEKKAAELEGVELTIEVKVSATGATYGSVNTAIVAEELKKKGFEIDRKIITMSDIKHVGDFEATVHFHKEVEAIVPVKVVAEATKEEKETAEK; this comes from the coding sequence ATGGAAATTATACTTAGAGAAGATATTATAGGATTAGGATATAAGAACGATATCGTAAACGTAAAATCAGGTTATGGTCGTAACTACCTTATCCCTACAGGTAAAGCTATTATTGCTTCAGAGTCAGCAAAAAAAGTCTTAGCAGAAAACCTTAAACAACAAGCTCATAAACTTGCTGCAATTAAAGCTAATGCTGAGAAGAAAGCTGCAGAATTAGAAGGCGTTGAACTAACTATCGAAGTTAAAGTATCTGCAACAGGTGCAACTTATGGATCTGTAAATACAGCAATCGTAGCAGAAGAATTAAAGAAAAAAGGTTTTGAAATTGATCGTAAGATTATCACAATGAGTGATATCAAACACGTAGGTGATTTTGAAGCTACTGTTCACTTTCACAAAGAAGTTGAAGCAATCGTACCTGTTAAGGTCGTAGCTGAGGCTACAAAAGAAGAGAAAGAAACAGCTGAGAAATAA
- a CDS encoding putative transporter — MEWLNNLFTNTESVAHIALLFALVISIGVLLGKIKIAGISLGVTFVLFTGIIAGHIGFTAPLPILTFVQDFGLILFVFCIGLQVGPGFFESFRKGGVTLNMLSTVTILLNILVMFGCYYLFFDTSNPNNLPMMVGTLFGAVTNTPGLGAANEALVSVFPNEATRPMIASGYACAYPLGVLGIIGATIAIRYICKINLEKEDKQLAETEIDNPHAKPHQMYLQVRNSFIVGRTLKQISEFLNREMVCTRMLQNGTIIIPNQETIFNLEDEVLIVCAEGDYEAIQAFIGPEIEAEWKEDHQAQPMISKRLIVTSPAINGKTLGSLNFSCIYGVNVTRITRQGMDLFATRNHRFQIGDRIMVVGPEDNVNRVSTLVGNSTRHLDTPNIVTIFIGIIVGIIFGSIPISLPSMPVPLKLGIAGGPLIISILIGRFGYKFKLVSYTTTSANMMLREIGLVLFLACVGIKAGAHFWDTVVQGDGLKYVYTGFIITIIPILIIGTIARMKYKFNYFTIMGMLAGTYTDPPALAYANQISNREAASISYSTVYPLTMFLRIFTAQLIVLFFCGG; from the coding sequence ATGGAATGGTTAAACAATCTATTTACCAATACTGAGTCGGTTGCCCATATTGCATTGTTATTTGCCCTTGTAATCTCTATCGGAGTGTTATTAGGTAAAATAAAAATTGCAGGAATTTCACTAGGCGTAACATTTGTACTTTTTACAGGTATCATTGCAGGACATATCGGATTTACAGCTCCTCTTCCAATTCTTACTTTTGTACAAGACTTCGGTTTGATTCTATTTGTATTCTGTATCGGTCTACAAGTTGGTCCTGGTTTCTTCGAAAGTTTTAGAAAAGGAGGAGTTACTCTGAACATGTTATCAACTGTAACAATTCTGCTGAACATTTTAGTGATGTTTGGTTGCTACTATCTTTTCTTCGACACATCTAACCCCAACAACCTTCCAATGATGGTAGGAACACTCTTTGGAGCTGTAACTAACACACCTGGACTTGGTGCTGCCAATGAAGCTTTGGTTTCTGTGTTCCCTAATGAAGCTACACGCCCAATGATTGCAAGTGGTTATGCTTGTGCTTATCCTCTCGGAGTACTTGGTATTATTGGAGCAACTATTGCGATTCGCTACATTTGTAAGATCAATCTTGAAAAAGAAGACAAGCAACTCGCAGAGACAGAAATAGACAACCCACATGCAAAACCTCATCAAATGTACTTACAAGTACGTAATTCTTTCATCGTAGGAAGAACTCTTAAACAAATTTCAGAGTTTTTGAATCGTGAAATGGTTTGTACCAGAATGCTACAAAATGGAACTATTATTATTCCTAACCAAGAAACCATTTTCAACTTAGAAGACGAGGTTCTTATTGTATGTGCAGAAGGAGACTATGAAGCTATTCAGGCATTCATTGGTCCTGAAATTGAAGCTGAATGGAAAGAAGATCATCAAGCTCAACCGATGATATCAAAAAGATTAATTGTTACAAGTCCTGCAATAAATGGTAAGACCCTTGGAAGTCTGAATTTTTCATGTATATATGGCGTAAATGTAACACGTATAACTCGACAAGGAATGGACTTATTCGCAACTCGAAACCATCGCTTTCAAATTGGCGATAGAATAATGGTTGTAGGTCCTGAAGATAATGTAAATCGTGTAAGTACATTAGTTGGAAATTCAACTCGACACCTAGATACACCAAATATTGTAACGATATTTATTGGAATCATTGTTGGTATTATTTTTGGAAGTATTCCTATCAGTCTTCCCAGCATGCCAGTTCCACTAAAATTAGGTATCGCAGGAGGTCCATTGATTATTTCAATCCTTATAGGTCGCTTTGGATATAAGTTTAAGTTGGTATCCTACACCACTACATCCGCAAACATGATGTTAAGAGAAATAGGTTTAGTTCTTTTCCTTGCATGCGTTGGTATCAAAGCTGGAGCACATTTTTGGGATACAGTTGTACAAGGAGACGGATTAAAATATGTTTACACAGGCTTTATTATAACTATCATTCCTATCCTAATCATAGGAACAATTGCCCGGATGAAATACAAATTTAATTATTTCACCATTATGGGAATGCTTGCTGGAACATACACAGACCCCCCTGCATTGGCATACGCAAATCAAATTAGCAACAGGGAGGCAGCATCTATTAGTTACTCAACAGTGTATCCATTAACAATGTTTCTTAGAATATTTACAGCACAACTAATTGTACTCTTCTTCTGTGGTGGATAG